A region of Thermococcus barossii DNA encodes the following proteins:
- a CDS encoding type I restriction endonuclease subunit R gives MPWLSSVPVYQWKGESFDELDNLVELLKPETLLDVLRYFTFYRESGGAFTKVLPRYMQYRAVREIVSIALAYARGETERNRGLIWHWQGSGKTLTMIFSAYKIKRLLGNPTIFFVVDRKELERQLSDELKAVGLSFEVIDSIEKLKEVLTHADGKRGTFITLIHKFRAEDLNDVLEGLKRESRRRKTIMNRRDVVALIDEGHRTQYGELASTMRSILKSASFFAFTGTPIAKKGRDTYATFGYKDRPYLDRYFITQSIDDGFTVKIAYQARLEEDVHLKRELLEAFLSSKLEEIPEEYRGRVEEKLKKRLNAIKVFLKNPKRIEMIAQDIAKHYKESVEPFKAMVVAVDRESCVLYKRALDRYLPREYTEVVMTFNRDDSEVIKGYQKELEERFPGKDMAEIRERIREDFRNKETPKILIVTDMLLTGFDAPILQTMYLDKPLKEHRLLQAIARTNRPFIKNGENIKPFGLVVDYVGVFKELKRALEIYDEVDIEGAAYSVEEIKEELRKKIAKAMGYFDGLEPRRDRETIMNAVETLFRNNKGEEFGRLYREIRHHYKLLREDRDEFREAFKWLTEVYYAYRAKVDGVPPEVELKADEFFREALKFIHETVDIEEIKTDFPIIELDEEFLKKVMRERDKRKAFTNLLFSVRHYVNTHKGPLTEDLVEQVERIIEAWRHKKEEIEKLYEELLGIAQEIEKRSQEQRKLGLNELEYALLMVLKKHVKTNTTELIKGVRKLLKETEGLRFPRWREKTEVVSEVSRKIMLFIVREYKEECDDIIKTRNELLEVLKRWG, from the coding sequence GTGCCGTGGCTCAGCAGTGTTCCGGTCTATCAATGGAAGGGCGAGAGCTTTGATGAGCTGGACAACCTGGTTGAGCTTTTAAAACCTGAGACCCTCCTCGACGTTCTCCGTTACTTCACCTTCTACCGCGAGAGCGGTGGAGCCTTTACCAAGGTTCTGCCGAGGTACATGCAGTACCGGGCGGTTAGGGAGATAGTGAGCATCGCTCTGGCCTACGCGAGGGGCGAGACCGAAAGAAACAGGGGCTTGATCTGGCACTGGCAGGGAAGCGGGAAGACGCTGACCATGATATTCTCCGCCTATAAAATCAAGCGCCTGCTTGGCAACCCCACAATTTTCTTCGTCGTTGACAGGAAGGAACTTGAGAGACAGCTGAGCGACGAGCTTAAAGCCGTGGGGCTGAGCTTTGAAGTCATAGATTCAATCGAGAAGCTCAAGGAAGTCCTAACCCACGCCGATGGAAAGAGGGGAACGTTCATCACGCTCATTCACAAGTTCCGCGCCGAGGACCTCAATGACGTGCTGGAGGGGCTCAAGAGGGAAAGCCGGAGAAGAAAGACGATAATGAACCGCAGGGACGTCGTGGCTCTCATAGACGAAGGCCACAGAACCCAGTACGGCGAGCTTGCTTCGACTATGCGCTCGATACTCAAGAGCGCGTCCTTCTTCGCCTTTACCGGAACCCCAATAGCAAAGAAAGGGCGCGACACCTACGCCACCTTCGGCTATAAGGACAGGCCTTATCTCGACAGGTACTTCATAACGCAGTCCATAGATGACGGCTTTACTGTGAAGATAGCCTACCAGGCGAGGCTTGAGGAGGACGTTCACCTAAAGAGGGAGCTCCTTGAGGCATTTCTCTCATCGAAGCTGGAGGAAATCCCAGAGGAGTACCGCGGAAGGGTAGAGGAGAAGCTCAAGAAGAGGCTCAACGCGATAAAGGTATTTCTGAAGAACCCGAAGAGGATCGAAATGATAGCCCAGGACATAGCAAAGCACTATAAGGAGAGCGTGGAGCCATTCAAAGCAATGGTCGTCGCCGTTGATAGGGAGTCCTGCGTCCTATACAAGCGCGCCCTCGACAGGTATTTGCCAAGGGAGTACACCGAGGTCGTGATGACGTTCAACCGGGACGACAGCGAGGTTATCAAGGGATATCAAAAAGAGCTTGAAGAGCGTTTCCCAGGAAAGGACATGGCCGAAATCCGCGAGAGAATTCGTGAGGATTTCAGGAACAAGGAGACTCCAAAAATCCTGATAGTTACCGATATGCTCCTCACGGGCTTTGACGCCCCGATCCTTCAAACCATGTATCTGGACAAGCCGCTCAAGGAGCACAGGCTCCTTCAGGCAATAGCGAGGACCAACAGGCCCTTCATCAAGAACGGCGAAAACATCAAGCCCTTCGGCCTCGTTGTAGATTACGTGGGGGTATTCAAGGAGTTGAAGAGAGCGCTGGAAATCTACGATGAAGTTGATATCGAAGGGGCCGCCTACAGCGTCGAAGAGATAAAGGAAGAGCTCAGGAAAAAGATCGCCAAGGCTATGGGGTACTTTGATGGTCTTGAGCCGAGAAGAGATAGGGAGACGATAATGAACGCAGTCGAAACACTGTTCAGAAACAACAAAGGCGAGGAGTTCGGGAGGCTGTACCGGGAGATAAGGCACCACTACAAGCTCCTCAGGGAGGACAGAGATGAGTTCAGGGAGGCATTCAAATGGCTCACGGAAGTCTACTATGCATACAGAGCGAAGGTTGATGGTGTTCCACCGGAGGTCGAACTCAAAGCCGACGAATTCTTCAGGGAGGCCCTCAAGTTCATACACGAGACAGTGGACATAGAGGAGATAAAGACTGACTTTCCAATAATTGAACTTGACGAAGAGTTCCTCAAGAAAGTAATGAGGGAGAGGGATAAGCGAAAGGCATTTACTAACCTCCTATTCTCGGTCAGACACTACGTAAACACCCACAAGGGGCCTTTAACGGAGGATCTAGTTGAGCAGGTAGAGAGGATAATCGAAGCCTGGAGGCACAAGAAGGAAGAAATCGAGAAGCTCTATGAGGAGCTCCTTGGAATAGCACAGGAAATAGAAAAGCGCTCGCAGGAGCAGAGAAAGCTCGGTTTGAACGAGCTCGAATACGCCCTTCTGATGGTGCTCAAGAAGCACGTAAAGACCAATACTACCGAGCTGATCAAAGGGGTCAGAAAGTTGCTCAAGGAGACCGAGGGGCTTAGGTTTCCCCGTTGGAGGGAGAAAACTGAGGTCGTCAGCGAAGTCTCGCGGAAAATTATGCTCTTCATTGTAAGGGAATATAAGGAGGAATGCGACGACATCATCAAGACGCGTAACGAGCTCCTAGAGGTGCTCAAAAGGTGGGGATAG
- a CDS encoding M48 family metallopeptidase produces the protein MGIEYRVILRDVKYPRIEISPLGEVKIIVPPNADAEDLVKRKKEWIEKKLREIEEAKMKFLPLSNKLLLDGEFYELIESEEFGVNPKFHVVLLPNNDLGTLKRWLKSQLREELEFKVRLFSSVFGVKYRKIYIRFQKTKWASCSEKGNLSFNLMLMALPEELRDYIIIHEVAHLKFQKHSRAFWGLVREYYPDYMRAQRELREYWLALQYNEVWGKLREV, from the coding sequence GTGGGGATAGAGTACCGCGTAATTCTGAGGGACGTTAAGTATCCCCGCATCGAGATAAGCCCCCTTGGGGAGGTTAAGATAATAGTCCCACCAAATGCAGACGCCGAGGATCTGGTGAAGAGAAAGAAGGAGTGGATAGAAAAGAAGCTAAGGGAAATCGAAGAAGCCAAGATGAAGTTTCTCCCGCTTTCCAATAAGCTCCTACTCGACGGTGAGTTCTACGAACTCATCGAGTCAGAGGAGTTCGGGGTTAATCCAAAGTTTCACGTGGTTCTCCTGCCCAACAACGATTTAGGGACCCTAAAAAGGTGGCTGAAGAGTCAGCTGAGAGAAGAGCTGGAATTTAAGGTGAGACTCTTCTCATCGGTCTTTGGGGTAAAGTACAGAAAAATCTACATCCGCTTTCAGAAGACGAAGTGGGCAAGCTGCTCTGAGAAAGGAAATCTAAGCTTTAACCTGATGCTTATGGCGCTGCCAGAGGAACTCAGGGACTACATTATAATCCACGAGGTGGCCCACCTCAAGTTTCAAAAGCACTCCCGCGCATTTTGGGGGCTCGTGAGGGAGTATTATCCCGATTACATGCGTGCCCAGAGGGAACTGAGAGAGTACTGGCTTGCACTCCAGTACAACGAGGTGTGGGGAAAGCTTAGAGAGGTTTAG
- the rpsJ gene encoding 30S ribosomal protein S10 → MQKARIKLASTNIKALNEVTDQIKQIAERTGVRMSGPIPLPTKRIRITTRKSPDGEGTATFDKFELRVHKRLVDIEADERAMRQIMRIRVPEDVTIEIELIS, encoded by the coding sequence ATGCAGAAGGCAAGGATTAAGCTCGCGAGCACCAACATTAAGGCCCTCAACGAGGTCACCGACCAGATCAAGCAGATAGCCGAGAGGACCGGCGTCAGGATGAGCGGCCCGATACCGCTCCCGACCAAGAGGATAAGGATCACCACCAGGAAGAGCCCGGATGGCGAGGGCACTGCCACCTTCGACAAGTTTGAGCTCCGCGTCCACAAGAGGCTCGTTGACATCGAGGCCGACGAAAGGGCCATGCGCCAGATCATGCGCATCCGCGTTCCAGAAGATGTTACCATCGAGATCGAGCTCATCTCATGA
- the tuf gene encoding translation elongation factor EF-1 subunit alpha, with translation MAKEKPHVNIVFIGHVDHGKSTTIGRLLFDTANIPENIIKKFEEMGEKGKSFKFAWVMDRLKEERERGITIDVAHTKFETPHRYITIIDAPGHRDFVKNMITGASQADAAVLVVAATDGVMPQTKEHAFLARTLGIGHIIVAINKMDMVNYDEKKFKQVAEQVKKLLMMLGYKDFPIIPISAWEGDNVVKKSDNMPWYKGPTLIEALDQIPEPPKPTDKPLRIPIQDVYSIKGVGTVPVGRVETGVLRVGDVVIFEPASTIFHKPIQGEVKSIEMHHEPMQEALPGDNIGFNVRGVGKNDIKRGDVAGHTNNPPTVVRPKDTFKAQIIVLNHPTAITVGYTPVLHAHTLQVAVRFEQLLAKLDPRTGNVVEENPQFIKTGDSAIVVLRPTKPMVIEPVKEIPQMGRFAIRDMGQTVAAGMVISIQKAE, from the coding sequence ATGGCTAAGGAGAAGCCGCACGTTAACATCGTCTTTATAGGCCACGTCGACCACGGAAAGAGCACCACCATCGGAAGGCTGCTCTTCGACACCGCCAACATACCGGAGAACATCATCAAGAAGTTCGAGGAGATGGGTGAGAAGGGTAAGTCCTTCAAGTTCGCCTGGGTCATGGACAGGCTCAAGGAGGAGCGCGAGAGGGGTATCACCATCGACGTCGCCCACACCAAGTTCGAGACCCCGCACAGGTACATCACCATCATCGACGCTCCGGGCCACAGAGACTTCGTTAAGAACATGATCACCGGTGCCAGCCAGGCCGACGCTGCAGTTCTCGTCGTTGCCGCCACCGACGGTGTCATGCCGCAGACCAAGGAGCACGCCTTCCTTGCCAGGACCCTCGGTATCGGGCACATCATCGTCGCCATCAACAAGATGGACATGGTCAACTACGACGAGAAGAAGTTCAAGCAGGTCGCCGAGCAGGTCAAGAAGCTCCTCATGATGCTCGGCTACAAGGACTTCCCGATCATCCCGATCAGCGCTTGGGAGGGCGACAACGTCGTCAAGAAGAGCGACAACATGCCCTGGTACAAGGGCCCGACCCTCATCGAGGCTCTCGACCAGATACCCGAGCCGCCGAAGCCGACCGACAAGCCTCTCCGCATCCCGATCCAGGACGTCTACTCCATTAAGGGTGTCGGTACCGTCCCGGTCGGCCGTGTCGAGACCGGTGTCCTCCGCGTCGGTGACGTCGTCATCTTCGAGCCGGCCAGCACCATCTTCCACAAGCCGATCCAGGGTGAGGTTAAGTCCATCGAGATGCACCACGAGCCCATGCAGGAGGCCCTTCCGGGTGACAACATCGGATTCAACGTCCGTGGCGTTGGTAAGAACGACATAAAGCGCGGTGACGTTGCTGGACACACCAACAACCCGCCGACCGTCGTCAGGCCGAAGGACACCTTCAAGGCCCAGATCATCGTCCTCAACCACCCGACTGCTATAACCGTCGGCTACACCCCGGTCCTCCACGCGCACACCCTCCAGGTGGCAGTCAGGTTCGAGCAGCTCCTGGCTAAGCTCGACCCGAGGACCGGTAACGTCGTCGAGGAGAACCCGCAGTTCATCAAGACCGGTGACTCAGCAATCGTCGTCCTCAGGCCGACCAAGCCGATGGTCATCGAGCCGGTCAAGGAGATCCCGCAGATGGGCAGGTTCGCCATCCGTGACATGGGCCAGACCGTCGCTGCCGGTATGGTCATATCCATCCAGAAGGCCGAGTGA
- a CDS encoding elongation factor EF-2 — protein MGRREEMIAKIKELMTQPERIRNMGIAAHIDHGKTTLSDNLLAGAGMISEELAGKQLVLDFDEQEQARGITINAANVSMVHNYEGNDYLINLIDTPGHVDFGGDVTRAMRAIDGAIIVVDAVEGVMPQTETVLRQALREYVKPVLFINKVDRLIKELKLGPNEILNRFAKIITDVNRLIKKYAPEEFRSQWMVKVEDGSVAFGSAYYNWALSVPYMKKTGVSFKDIVELTNSGDLKTLRKKAPLHVVVLDMVVKHLPNPLEAQKYRIPHLWRGDVNSEIGQAMLKCDPKGKMVMVVTKIILDKHAGEVSTGRVWSGTVKTGQEVYLINAKRKARIQQVGIYMGPERVNMEAVPAGNIVAVTGLRDAMAGETVAQEQIEPFEALHYTSEPVVTVAIEAKNVKDLPKLIEALRQLAKEDPTLHVKIDEETGQHLLSGMGELHLEVKLVKLKEDWKLDVDVSPPIVVYRESVSKMSPIVEGKSPNKHNRFYITVEPLPDEIYQAIREGLIPEGRPKNPKEVAKKLAELGMDYEVAKGIVDIYNGNLFLDNTKGIQYLNEVMDLLVDGFHQAMDEGPLAREPVMKVMVRLHDAKIHEDNVHRGPAQIYPAIRGAIQCAMMKAQPILYEPYQKVIINVPYEYMGAVSREINQRRGQLIDMRQEGEVMIIIAEAPVAEMFGFAGAIRGATSGRALWSTEHAGFKRVPNELAQQIIRQIRQRKGLDPNPPKEQDVCPQQ, from the coding sequence ATGGGAAGAAGGGAAGAGATGATTGCGAAGATTAAGGAGCTCATGACCCAGCCCGAGAGGATCAGGAACATGGGTATTGCCGCTCACATTGACCACGGTAAGACGACGCTGAGCGACAACCTGCTCGCCGGTGCTGGGATGATAAGCGAGGAGCTCGCCGGAAAGCAGCTCGTCCTCGATTTCGACGAGCAGGAGCAGGCGAGAGGAATCACCATCAACGCGGCCAACGTCTCGATGGTCCACAACTACGAGGGCAACGACTACCTCATCAACCTCATCGACACCCCGGGTCACGTTGACTTCGGTGGTGACGTTACCAGGGCAATGAGAGCCATAGACGGTGCCATCATAGTTGTAGACGCCGTCGAGGGCGTCATGCCCCAGACCGAGACCGTCCTCAGGCAGGCCCTGAGGGAGTACGTCAAGCCCGTCCTCTTCATCAACAAGGTTGACCGTCTCATCAAGGAGCTCAAGCTCGGCCCGAACGAGATACTCAACCGCTTTGCCAAGATAATCACCGACGTCAACAGGCTCATCAAGAAGTACGCCCCCGAGGAGTTCAGGAGCCAGTGGATGGTCAAGGTTGAGGACGGTAGCGTCGCCTTCGGAAGTGCCTACTACAACTGGGCCCTCAGCGTGCCCTACATGAAGAAGACCGGCGTTTCCTTCAAGGACATCGTCGAGCTCACCAACAGCGGAGACCTCAAGACCCTCAGGAAGAAGGCTCCGCTTCACGTGGTCGTTCTGGACATGGTCGTCAAGCACCTCCCGAACCCGCTGGAGGCCCAGAAGTACAGGATACCGCACCTCTGGAGGGGCGACGTGAACAGTGAGATTGGCCAGGCCATGCTCAAGTGTGACCCGAAGGGCAAGATGGTCATGGTCGTCACGAAGATAATCCTTGACAAGCACGCCGGTGAGGTTTCAACCGGCCGTGTCTGGAGCGGTACCGTCAAGACCGGCCAGGAGGTCTACCTCATCAACGCCAAGAGAAAGGCGAGAATCCAGCAGGTCGGCATCTACATGGGTCCCGAGAGGGTCAACATGGAGGCCGTTCCTGCAGGAAACATCGTCGCCGTCACCGGTCTGCGCGACGCCATGGCCGGTGAGACCGTCGCCCAGGAGCAGATCGAGCCCTTTGAGGCGCTCCACTACACCAGCGAGCCGGTCGTTACCGTCGCCATCGAGGCCAAGAACGTGAAGGACCTGCCCAAGCTCATCGAAGCTTTGAGACAGCTCGCCAAGGAGGACCCGACGCTCCACGTCAAGATCGACGAGGAGACCGGCCAGCACCTCCTCAGCGGTATGGGTGAGCTCCACCTTGAGGTCAAGCTCGTCAAGCTCAAGGAGGACTGGAAGCTCGACGTCGATGTCAGCCCGCCGATCGTCGTCTACCGCGAGAGCGTCAGCAAGATGAGCCCGATAGTCGAAGGAAAGAGCCCGAACAAGCACAACAGGTTCTACATCACCGTCGAGCCGCTCCCGGACGAGATTTACCAGGCCATCCGTGAGGGCCTCATTCCGGAGGGCAGGCCCAAGAACCCGAAGGAGGTCGCCAAGAAGCTCGCCGAGCTCGGAATGGACTACGAGGTCGCCAAGGGCATCGTCGACATTTACAACGGCAACCTGTTCCTCGACAACACCAAGGGTATCCAGTACCTCAACGAGGTCATGGACCTGCTCGTTGACGGATTCCACCAGGCCATGGACGAGGGCCCGCTCGCCAGGGAGCCGGTCATGAAGGTCATGGTTCGCCTTCACGACGCCAAGATACACGAGGACAACGTCCACCGCGGTCCGGCTCAGATATACCCGGCCATTAGGGGTGCCATCCAGTGCGCCATGATGAAGGCCCAGCCGATACTCTACGAACCCTACCAGAAGGTCATCATCAACGTGCCCTACGAGTACATGGGAGCGGTCAGCAGGGAGATCAACCAGAGGCGCGGCCAGCTCATAGACATGCGCCAGGAGGGCGAGGTCATGATAATCATAGCAGAGGCCCCTGTCGCCGAGATGTTCGGATTCGCCGGAGCGATCCGTGGAGCGACCAGCGGAAGGGCCCTCTGGAGCACCGAGCACGCGGGCTTCAAGCGCGTCCCGAACGAGCTCGCCCAGCAGATAATCAGGCAGATCAGGCAGAGGAAGGGCCTCGACCCGAACCCGCCGAAGGAGCAGGACGTCTGCCCACAGCAGTGA
- a CDS encoding type II toxin-antitoxin system VapC family toxin, translating into MRFIDANVFIYALLKPRREPPENIRQIKENSKEILRRVSEGEKVVTTVVHLSEVANVLESRGGKGLARDFVLSVLTGGNIEVLEVSPGDYLRATLVAGEKGLGINDALAYLKMKERGIAEIYTFDRDFERLDVRVVRG; encoded by the coding sequence ATGAGGTTCATCGACGCCAACGTTTTCATCTACGCCCTTCTCAAACCGCGGAGGGAGCCCCCCGAAAACATCAGACAAATCAAGGAAAACTCCAAGGAGATCCTGAGAAGGGTGAGCGAAGGGGAAAAAGTCGTCACCACGGTGGTTCACCTGAGCGAGGTTGCCAACGTCCTTGAGAGCAGGGGAGGCAAGGGGCTCGCGAGGGACTTCGTGCTCTCCGTCCTGACGGGAGGGAACATAGAAGTCCTGGAAGTTTCGCCCGGGGACTACCTCAGGGCAACGCTGGTTGCCGGGGAGAAGGGGCTCGGCATCAACGACGCCCTGGCCTACCTCAAGATGAAGGAGAGGGGCATCGCCGAGATTTACACCTTTGACAGGGACTTTGAAAGGCTGGACGTCAGGGTCGTGAGGGGCTGA
- a CDS encoding division/cell wall cluster transcriptional repressor MraZ has protein sequence MEVLVKRFDPQGRLLLPKELREKLGEEVMIVDLGDRVELLPRKRADLTRFFDSVEVEELKEWEELEGELWEE, from the coding sequence ATGGAAGTTCTGGTGAAGAGGTTCGACCCCCAGGGGAGGCTTCTGCTCCCCAAGGAGCTCAGAGAGAAACTCGGTGAGGAGGTCATGATAGTGGATCTCGGGGACAGGGTTGAGCTCCTCCCGAGGAAAAGGGCGGACCTCACGAGGTTCTTCGATTCCGTGGAGGTAGAGGAGCTCAAGGAGTGGGAAGAGCTTGAGGGGGAGCTGTGGGAGGAATGA
- a CDS encoding HD domain-containing protein gives MKLVHDPIHGHIELDDFAVRLVDTSEFQRLRRITQLGLAFLAYPSARHTRFEHSLGTFHLARKIAGYNPEIDDGAVYAALLHDLGHYPFSHTLEGIYGRHEENTKWFIRHGEIGDAVRERYSLGEFLKLLKHPLVSGDIDADRMDYLVRDAYYTGVAYGLVDLDRLVRNLAWDGERLVIGEKGVMAAQSLLLARSMMYPTVYQHHVSKIAGSMLTKAVELEGIPFEEIRTMDEVDLIARLRASERAEVRELVAAIDSRRLYKRVVWSEDELDWDSLRELRTELDAEFGHLVLVDYPPKPKFEEKNAFVLVGDELKRLSEVSPLVRSLVELKDTHWRWGVYARADVVEMAKALVRKLLPLRD, from the coding sequence ATGAAGCTCGTCCACGACCCCATACACGGCCACATCGAGCTCGACGACTTCGCGGTCAGGCTCGTTGATACCTCCGAGTTCCAGCGCCTTAGGCGGATAACCCAGCTCGGCTTAGCTTTTCTCGCCTATCCCTCCGCCCGGCACACCCGCTTCGAGCACTCCCTCGGAACCTTCCACCTTGCCAGAAAAATCGCCGGGTATAATCCGGAGATTGATGATGGGGCAGTTTACGCGGCTTTGCTCCACGACCTCGGCCACTACCCCTTCTCCCACACCCTTGAGGGCATCTACGGCAGACACGAGGAGAACACGAAATGGTTCATAAGGCACGGTGAAATCGGGGACGCGGTGAGGGAGCGCTATTCCCTCGGCGAGTTCCTCAAGCTCCTCAAGCACCCCCTCGTGAGCGGCGACATCGACGCCGACAGGATGGACTACCTCGTGAGGGACGCCTACTACACCGGCGTGGCCTATGGTCTCGTCGACCTGGATCGGCTGGTGAGGAACCTTGCCTGGGACGGGGAGAGGCTCGTAATAGGTGAAAAGGGAGTAATGGCCGCGCAGAGTCTCCTGCTCGCGAGGAGCATGATGTATCCCACCGTTTACCAGCACCACGTCTCGAAGATAGCCGGCTCGATGCTGACCAAGGCCGTTGAGCTCGAGGGGATTCCCTTCGAGGAGATACGCACCATGGACGAGGTTGATTTGATAGCACGGCTCAGGGCTAGTGAAAGGGCAGAGGTTCGCGAGCTGGTCGCGGCCATCGACTCAAGGAGGCTCTACAAGCGCGTCGTCTGGAGCGAGGATGAGCTCGACTGGGACAGTTTGAGGGAACTCCGGACGGAGCTCGATGCCGAGTTCGGCCACCTGGTCCTCGTGGACTATCCTCCAAAGCCCAAGTTCGAGGAGAAGAACGCCTTCGTCCTCGTTGGCGATGAGCTAAAGCGCCTCAGCGAGGTCTCGCCCCTCGTCCGCTCGCTGGTGGAGCTGAAGGACACCCACTGGCGCTGGGGCGTTTACGCGAGGGCCGACGTGGTGGAGATGGCCAAAGCCCTCGTGCGGAAGCTCCTGCCCCTCCGCGATTAA
- a CDS encoding GTP cyclohydrolase IV, with protein MLVETQEERPEIMERLHRVGITNLRTVARINWKGRVYTFLPVFEVTIDVPEEKKGIHMSRLVESITEAMSEAVEEEVMQAHTSLEELGKCVIRRLEGKHPHRRAEVWIRTHLIIPRETPASKKTTYEPYDVEVGVIKNEDGSFGKVLRVRVIGNTACPHAMANNDGKTHIQRAIGELEVRSDFDEEIALEDMIDVVESSFSHPTYTLLKTVDENAVVQGMYRNPKFVEDVAREIFAKAKERFRGKIHVRVISNESIHKHDVIAETWS; from the coding sequence ATGCTCGTTGAGACCCAGGAGGAGAGGCCCGAGATAATGGAGCGCCTTCACCGCGTCGGAATCACCAACCTGCGCACCGTGGCGAGGATAAACTGGAAGGGAAGGGTCTACACCTTCCTCCCCGTGTTCGAGGTGACCATAGACGTCCCCGAGGAGAAGAAGGGGATACACATGAGCAGGCTCGTGGAAAGCATAACAGAGGCCATGAGCGAGGCCGTTGAGGAGGAAGTGATGCAGGCCCACACCTCGCTTGAGGAGCTCGGTAAGTGCGTTATACGTCGCCTGGAAGGCAAGCACCCTCACAGGCGCGCCGAGGTCTGGATAAGGACCCATCTCATAATCCCCCGCGAGACGCCGGCGAGCAAAAAGACCACCTACGAGCCCTACGACGTTGAGGTCGGCGTCATCAAGAACGAGGACGGCTCGTTTGGGAAGGTTCTCCGCGTCAGGGTCATCGGCAACACCGCCTGCCCCCATGCGATGGCCAACAACGATGGCAAGACCCACATACAGCGCGCCATAGGCGAGCTTGAGGTGAGGTCGGACTTTGACGAGGAGATAGCGCTGGAAGATATGATTGACGTCGTCGAGAGCTCCTTCAGTCACCCAACCTACACGCTCCTTAAGACAGTTGACGAGAACGCCGTGGTGCAGGGGATGTACAGGAACCCGAAGTTCGTCGAGGACGTCGCGAGGGAGATATTCGCCAAGGCCAAGGAGCGCTTCAGGGGCAAAATCCACGTGAGGGTGATCAGCAACGAGAGCATCCACAAGCACGACGTCATAGCCGAGACGTGGAGCTGA
- a CDS encoding DUF4129 domain-containing protein has translation MERMKGLYLALFTSFLVVSTLLGRTAIHGGTTVFNFEWVFFFANLFLFAAAGYILKMLLEGKFERGMQRTRRGNVLAGAITLLAIFVAIKLLLEKRPENLVNGGRVGETISGLWYNVTSGDLVVTLRELPGIFYLIPFVVFILFLLTVRRRKRRVTQFEIRFEPEMTFDSIEGTPAERVIKMYKNVVAGLVMRGYPYQKSWTHWEHEEKLREIFPDLEDLDVLTRIFEKAKYAGRLREDDVKLARESYDRLMTFLR, from the coding sequence ATGGAGAGAATGAAGGGCCTGTATCTCGCCCTGTTCACTTCGTTCCTGGTGGTTTCCACGCTCCTGGGCAGGACGGCCATCCATGGCGGAACGACGGTCTTCAACTTCGAATGGGTCTTTTTCTTCGCGAACCTCTTCCTATTCGCGGCCGCGGGCTACATACTGAAGATGCTCCTCGAAGGGAAGTTCGAGAGGGGGATGCAGCGAACCAGGAGGGGCAACGTCCTTGCCGGCGCGATAACGCTCCTCGCGATTTTCGTTGCCATCAAACTGCTCCTTGAGAAAAGACCCGAGAACCTCGTGAACGGGGGCAGGGTGGGAGAAACCATCTCCGGACTCTGGTACAACGTCACTTCCGGCGACCTCGTCGTCACGCTCCGGGAGCTCCCGGGGATATTCTACCTCATCCCCTTCGTGGTCTTCATTCTATTCCTCCTCACGGTCAGGAGGCGGAAGAGGCGCGTTACACAGTTCGAAATCCGGTTCGAACCGGAAATGACCTTCGACTCAATAGAGGGCACCCCCGCGGAGAGGGTCATAAAGATGTACAAGAACGTCGTCGCCGGCCTCGTTATGAGGGGCTACCCCTACCAGAAGAGCTGGACCCACTGGGAGCACGAGGAAAAGCTGAGGGAGATTTTTCCGGACCTGGAGGACCTCGACGTCCTCACGAGGATATTCGAGAAGGCGAAGTACGCGGGGAGGCTCAGAGAGGATGACGTTAAACTCGCGCGCGAGAGCTACGACCGGCTGATGACGTTTCTGAGGTAG
- a CDS encoding DUF1699 family protein: protein MRVEVKARNNSELIRKLGEVLNDEVTEVYINLRPTKEILVRILERAPNVRRISCPPSLYPKVSKKAISALAQMGIELVPEGYPRGRPRKYDERTIKEVHNLVMSGVPPKEISARMGIPLRTVYYMIEQLGVRSWRE from the coding sequence ATGAGGGTGGAGGTTAAGGCGCGTAACAACTCCGAGCTGATAAGGAAGCTCGGCGAGGTTCTGAACGACGAGGTTACGGAGGTCTACATAAACCTCCGCCCGACGAAGGAGATACTCGTGAGGATTCTTGAGCGCGCCCCCAACGTCAGACGCATAAGCTGTCCCCCGAGCCTCTACCCGAAGGTCTCCAAAAAAGCCATCAGTGCCCTCGCCCAGATGGGCATAGAACTCGTTCCGGAGGGCTATCCGAGGGGGAGGCCGAGGAAATACGACGAGAGAACGATTAAGGAGGTTCACAACCTCGTAATGAGCGGCGTCCCCCCCAAGGAGATAAGCGCCAGAATGGGCATCCCGCTCCGGACGGTGTACTACATGATCGAGCAGCTGGGTGTCCGTTCATGGAGAGAATGA